The nucleotide window CTTCGGCCTGGCGTTCTTCGTGCCGCTGCTCCCGTGGATCGGCGTCTACGTCGGCCCCCTCCCGTGGCTGGCGCTGGCCGCGATACTCGCCGGCTACCTGGCGCTGTTCGGCGCGATCGCCACCGTCACGATGCGGTTGCCCGTGCCGCCGGTGTGGTTCACGGTGTCCTGGGTGCTCGTGGAGGCACTGCGCTCTGCCTTTCCGTTCGGCGGTTTCCCCTGGGGACGAACAGCTTTCAGTCAGGTCGACGGTCCGCTGCTGCCGCTGGCCTCGGTGCTCGGCGCGCCGGGACTGTCGGCAGGCGTCGCGCTGTTCGGCTCCTCGGTCGCCTGGCTGCTCGTGGTCCTCGTCCGCGCCTACCGGCGCACCAGCACCGGCATGACCTGGACCCCGATCCCGGATTCCGACGGCCCGGTTCTCCCCGAACGTTCCTCGGGCGTGGTGCGCATCGCCACCACCGCGGTCGCCATCGCGTTGCTCGCCCCGATCGCGGCGATCGCGGCGACCCCCGCCAGCCTCGACCGGAACATCGCCACCACCTCGGCGCGCATCGGCGCCGTCCAGGGGAATGTCCCGCGCCTCGGCCTGGACTTCAACGCCCAGCGCCGCGCCGTCCTCGACAATCACGTACGCACCACGATGGCCTACGGCGGGGCGATCGACTCCGGACAGACCGAGCAACCCGACTTCGTCCTCTGGCCGGAGAACGCCTCGGACATCTCACCTCTGGACAACGCGGACGCCGCGGCCGAGATCACCGCCGCCTCCGAGGCCGTCGACGCACCCATCCTGGTGGGAACCCTCATCCGCAACCCCGACGGGCGGCCCACCAACTCGGTGCTCGTCTGGGACGGCGCGCGGGGTCCGGTCGCCCGCTACGACAAGCACATCGTCCAGCCGTTCGGTGAGTACCTCCCGTGGCGGCCGTTCTTCCGTCTGTTCTCGTCTTATGCCGACATGGCCGGGGATTTCCGCCCCGGCACCGGACCCACCGTGGTCGACGTGCCCGGTCGCTCCGGGACGGTGACCGTCGGGGTCGCGACCTGCTGGGAGGTCGCCTTCGACCGGGCCGCGCGACAGTCCGTGCGTGAGGGCGCCCAGATGCTCTTCGTGCCCACCAACAACGCGACCTTCGGCCGGACCGAGATGACCTACCAGCAGTTGGCCATGTCACAGGTCCGCGCCGTCGAACACGGACGTGCCGTCGTCGTCGCGGCCACCAGCGGGGTGAGCGCGGTCATCGAGCCCGACGGATCCATCAGCCGACAGTCCGGCGTGTTCACCTCCGACGTCCTGACCGGACGTCTTCCGCTGCACGACGACATGACCCTCGCGACCCGCCTGGGCCCGTGGCCGGAGGTGCTGGCGATCATCGCGGCGGTGGCCGGACTTTTGTTTGCGCTGCGCTCGCGTACTAGGTTCTCACTCAGGCCACGCAGGGTCGCCGCACGGGCGACCGGTGACACGAAGGAGCTCGATGGCATCGGGGATTGACGCCACGGCAGGGCAGCGGCGGCCCGACGACGCGCCGCAACGCGTGGTCGGCGCCGACGGCACGGGCGCACTGGTCGTCGTGCCGACGTTCAACGAACGCGACAACCTGCCGCTGATCATCGGACGTCTGCAGGACGTGCTGCCGGGGGCGCACGTTCTCGTCGTCGACGACTCGAGCCCGGACGGTACGGGCGACGTCGCCGACGAACTCGCCCGCGCCGACGAGACCACGCGCGTGCACGTGATGCACCGCGTCGACAAGGACGGCCTGGGCAAGGCCTATCTCGCCGGCTTCGCGTGGGGACTCGACCGCGACTACGCCGTCATCGTCGAGATGGACGCCGACGGCAGCCACGCACCCGAACAGCTGCATCGACTCTTCGACGCCATCAACGACGGCGCGGATCTGGCGATCGGATCCCGGTACGTCCCCGGCGGCAGACTCGTGAACTGGCCCAAGCGCCGAGAGTTCCTCTCCCGTGGGGCCAACACGTACGCACGACTCGCCCTCGGGGCGGGGGTGCACGACATCACCGCCGGTTTCCGCGCCTACCGCCGCATCGTTCTGGAGAAGATCCAGCTCGACACCGTCGAGTCCGCCGGATACTGCTTCCAGATCGATCTCGCCTGGCGAACCGTGCGTGCCGGATTCGACGTCCGGGAGGTGCCGATCACGTTCACCGAACGCGAGATCGGCGTCTCGAAGATGAGCGGCGGGGTCATGTCCGAGGCGTTCACGATGGTCGCCCGCTGGGGAGTCCAGAGCCGGCTCGAGCGCTGGGGGCTCCTCCGGACGCGCTGACCCTTGTGTGCAGACGAACAGACCCGGCAGGTGATCCTGCCGGGTCTGTTCGTATCGGGGCGTCAGGCACCCGCTATGTCAGTTGGTGATGCCCTTGCGTCGCTGCTTGAGGAGGTCGAGGCGCTCGTTGAGCAGCACTTCGAGCTCTTCCTCACTGCGACGTTCGAGGAGCATGTCCCAGTGGGTGCGTGGCGGCTTGCCCTTCTTCTCCTCGGGCTCGGCGCCTTCGAGGATGGTGCCTTCCATGCCGTTCTTGCACGGCCACTTCGACGGGACCTCCGCGTCGTCGGCGAACGGCACGTCGAAGATCTCGCCGTTGTCGGTGCGGTACTGGACGATGCGTCGTGGCGCGAGGTCGTGGTCTCGATCGGTCTCGTAGCTCACCGCGCCGAGGCGGCTACCCCGAAGTACTCGATCTGCCATGAAGGGTTCCTCTCAACTTCGTCGGATCTCCCGGTCTGCCGGGAGATCTCTGTTGCATTCCTGGTTCGCGCGCAACGCTGCGCACGACTTTCGGGTCGTCAACAGGAATATTCTACGCGCTTTCCCGCGCAGGTTCGTCACCGGCGACGACCCGTGTTGCCCAGCGCCGTCAGTGGGACCGTAAGCGGTACGGTCTCGGTGTGGAACCAGGCACTTCGCACCGGGTGGAGAACGGCGCATCGCCGGGTGTCGGACCCGGCGTTTCGCGCCGCCGTCGGCCGTACGCCTGCGCATGGTGCGGTCGCGCGATGGTCGACTCCGAGCTGGGGCG belongs to Gordonia sp. KTR9 and includes:
- the lnt gene encoding apolipoprotein N-acyltransferase, whose amino-acid sequence is MSPPRVSRSWLARTATAAAAGIAMWAAFPPRNWWFLAVLGLGLLFAALFVGAPRARTGAWVGFVFGLAFFVPLLPWIGVYVGPLPWLALAAILAGYLALFGAIATVTMRLPVPPVWFTVSWVLVEALRSAFPFGGFPWGRTAFSQVDGPLLPLASVLGAPGLSAGVALFGSSVAWLLVVLVRAYRRTSTGMTWTPIPDSDGPVLPERSSGVVRIATTAVAIALLAPIAAIAATPASLDRNIATTSARIGAVQGNVPRLGLDFNAQRRAVLDNHVRTTMAYGGAIDSGQTEQPDFVLWPENASDISPLDNADAAAEITAASEAVDAPILVGTLIRNPDGRPTNSVLVWDGARGPVARYDKHIVQPFGEYLPWRPFFRLFSSYADMAGDFRPGTGPTVVDVPGRSGTVTVGVATCWEVAFDRAARQSVREGAQMLFVPTNNATFGRTEMTYQQLAMSQVRAVEHGRAVVVAATSGVSAVIEPDGSISRQSGVFTSDVLTGRLPLHDDMTLATRLGPWPEVLAIIAAVAGLLFALRSRTRFSLRPRRVAARATGDTKELDGIGD
- a CDS encoding RNA polymerase-binding protein RbpA yields the protein MADRVLRGSRLGAVSYETDRDHDLAPRRIVQYRTDNGEIFDVPFADDAEVPSKWPCKNGMEGTILEGAEPEEKKGKPPRTHWDMLLERRSEEELEVLLNERLDLLKQRRKGITN
- a CDS encoding polyprenol monophosphomannose synthase, which codes for MASGIDATAGQRRPDDAPQRVVGADGTGALVVVPTFNERDNLPLIIGRLQDVLPGAHVLVVDDSSPDGTGDVADELARADETTRVHVMHRVDKDGLGKAYLAGFAWGLDRDYAVIVEMDADGSHAPEQLHRLFDAINDGADLAIGSRYVPGGRLVNWPKRREFLSRGANTYARLALGAGVHDITAGFRAYRRIVLEKIQLDTVESAGYCFQIDLAWRTVRAGFDVREVPITFTEREIGVSKMSGGVMSEAFTMVARWGVQSRLERWGLLRTR